In the Theobroma cacao cultivar B97-61/B2 chromosome 1, Criollo_cocoa_genome_V2, whole genome shotgun sequence genome, one interval contains:
- the LOC18613431 gene encoding probable LRR receptor-like serine/threonine-protein kinase RKF3, producing MSVQFHHLLFFLILTFFPSLPLAQEGNVSCPLNFTILRPILSNPNRLRHMNTSMECHYIRQGLRLVLSDYLRRTGSFFPPLNSSESCWQSYQSLVPNFDIRSSCGFQTAWISQGCRNLTTKAEFEVFIGNTTLSDVVSNCNQSLQGSACASCTRSVATVQALYLTDNSTANVSDCTAYPSIYAAAVANYLGPTDEDTAPCLFSFGLSDNSTGKSKKKGVILGVVIGVGIVLAVLIGGSWFVYRKYQDAKRRKRRDKIRNLEMGSLGGSGLGSISESTNLVKFTFDEIKKATGNFSRDNIIGRGGYGNVYKGYLPDGSEVALKRFKNCSAAGDASFTHEVEVIASVRHVNLVALRGYCTATTPLEGHQRIIVCDLMKNGSLHDHLFGSMEGRLSWPIRQKIALGTARGLAYLHYGAQPAIIHRDIKASNILLDEMFEAKVADFGLAKFTPEGMTHLSTRVAGTMGYVAPEYALYGQLTERSDVYSFGVVLLELLSGKKALTMSEENQPSLVADWAWSLVKDERTLDVIEDGMPELGPPEVLEKYVLIAVLCSHPELLCRPSMDQVVKMLETDISVPSIPERPIPLVAHIDDIERSISSNGSGQLSSPAGYQMFTHESSHHSGSKEEGTSSGSQIEVL from the coding sequence ATGTCCGTTCAGTTTCACCATCTTCTCTTCTTCCTAATCCTAACTTTCTTCCCATCGTTACCACTTGCTCAAGAAGGTAACGTATCATGTCCTTTAAACTTCACCATCCTGCGCCCGATCCTCTCCAACCCCAACAGGCTCCGACACATGAACACCTCCATGGAGTGCCACTACATTCGCCAGGGCCTCCGCCTCGTCCTCTCCGACTACCTTAGACGCACCGGATCATTCTTTCCACCCTTAAACTCCTCCGAGTCTTGTTGGCAATCTTACCAATCCCTCGTCCCAAACTTCGACATCCGTTCCTCGTGCGGTTTCCAAACCGCTTGGATCTCCCAAGGTTGCAGGAACTTAACCACAAAGGCCGAATTCGAAGTTTTTATCGGAAACACTACCTTGTCCGACGTCGTTTCAAACTGTAACCAGTCTTTGCAGGGTTCCGCTTGTGCTTCCTGTACTAGAAGCGTAGCCACTGTACAAGCTTTGTACTTGACGGACAATTCAACTGCAAACGTGTCCGACTGTACGGCCTACCCGTCTATTTATGCAGCTGCTGTTGCTAATTACTTGGGACCGACTGATGAAGATACGGCCCCTTGTTTGTTTTCATTTGGTCTTAGTGATAATAGTACTGGCAAGAGTAAGAAAAAAGGTGTGATTTTGGGTGTTGTAATCGGGGTTGGTATCGTTTTAGCCGTTCTGATTGGTGGGTCTTGGTTTGTTTATAGGAAATATCAGGATGCTAAGAGGAGAAAAAGGAGGGACAAAATTAGGAATCTTGAGATGGGTAGTTTGGGTGGTTCTGGATTGGGTTCAATTAGTGAAAGTACTAATTTGGTTAAGTTTACATTCGATGAGATTAAGAAAGCTACTGGGAATTTCTCTAGAGATAACATTATTGGAAGAGGTGGTTATGGCAATGTGTACAAGGGTTACTTGCCTGATGGCTCTGAGGTTGCTTTGAAACGGTTCAAGAATTGTTCTGCTGCTGGTGATGCCAGTTTTACGCATGAAGTTGAGGTTATTGCTAGTGTTAGGCATGTGAATCTTGTTGCTTTAAGGGGATATTGTACAGCAACAACTCCATTAGAGGGTCATCAGAGGATAATTgtttgtgatttaatgaaaaatgggAGTTTGCATGATCATTTGTTTGGTTCCATGGAAGGAAGACTTAGTTGGCCTATTCGTCAAAAGATTGCACTAGGGACCGCTAGGGGACTGGCTTATTTGCATTATGGGGCACAACCTGCAATCATTCATAGGGATATCAAAGCGAGTAATATACTTTTGGATGAGATGTTTGAGGCCAAGGTAGCAGATTTTGGACTTGCAAAGTTTACACCCGAGGGAATGACACATTTGAGCACTAGGGTAGCTGGGACAATGGGATATGTTGCCCCTGAGTATGCGTTGTATGGGCAATTGACTGAGAGGAGTGATGTGTATAGCTTTGGTGTAGTGCTTCTTGAGCTGTTGAGTGGAAAGAAAGCACTTACGATGAGTGAGGAGAACCAACCTTCTCTAGTTGCTGATTGGGCATGGTCGTTGGTGAAGGATGAGAGAACTTTGGATGTTATTGAAGATGGCATGCCTGAGTTGGGGCCACCAGAAGTTCTGGAGAAGTATGTGTTGATTGCTGTTCTTTGCTCTCATCCAGAGTTACTATGCCGGCCATCCATGGATCAGGTTGTGAAAATGTTGGAAACAGACATTTCAGTCCCCTCAATCCCTGAACGGCCAATTCCTCTGGTAGCGCATATTGATGACATTGAAAGATCTATAAGCAGTAACGGCTCAGGTCAGCTTTCCAGTCCTGCTGGCTATCAGATGTTTACACATGAAAGTAGCCATCATTCAGGAAGTAAGGAGGAAGGGACAAGTTCAGGCTCTCAAATAGAAGTTTTATAG
- the LOC18613432 gene encoding receptor-like cytosolic serine/threonine-protein kinase RBK2 has protein sequence MEKKVDTCSPVGVLEDFFRSEEFETSSFKAPTTDSANEQNSKQGFRWRGFAQLFRSRSKKSLANLQPFGSFRLSLGRSSSMRENVSVAPDFLASSNSYNLKSPRKVFTLSELHIATKNFSSENLIGKGGYAEVYKGSLPNGQLVAIKRLTKGTPDEIIGDFLSELGIMAHVNHPNTAKLIGYGIEGGMHLVLELSPNGSLASLLYGSKDKLKWGIRFKIALGTAEGLSYLHEGCKRRIIHRDMKAANILLTKDFEPQICDFGLAKWLPEHWTHHTVSKFEGTFGYLAPEYLMHGIVDEKTDVFAFGVLLLELVTGRRALDYSQQSLVLWAKPQLKKNDIRELIDPALGEDYNPRQMNLVLLAASLCIHQSSIRRPQMSQVVQLLNGNPNSLKSMRKCRIPFFRKAFHEEIHNAEDLSSAKS, from the exons ATGGAGAAGAAGGTGGATACATGTTCTCCAGTTGGAGTTCTTGAGGATTTCTTTAGGAGTGAAGAATTTGAAACGAGTTCTTTTAAAGCACCCACTACAGACTCTGCAAATGAGCAAAACTCAAAGCAAGGTTTTCGATGGCGTGGATTTGCACAGCTCTTTAGAAGTAGATCCAAGAAATCATTAGCCAATTTGCAGCCTTTTGGATCGTTCAGACTCTCGCTAGGAAGGAGCAGCAGTATGAGAGAAAATGTTTCTGTCGCACCGGATTTTCTTGCCAGTAGCAATTCATATAATCTTAAGTCTCCAAGGAAGGTCTTCACTCTTTCCGAGCTTCATATTGCCACCAAAAACTTCAGCAGTG AAAATCTTATCGGAAAGGGTGGCTATGCTGAAGTTTACAAGGGAAGTTTGCCAAATGGGCAGCTTGTTGCCATTAAACGGCTAACAAAAGGCACACCCGATGAGATAATAGGCGATTTCTTGTCGGAGCTTGGGATTATGGCCCATGTGAACCATCCTAACACGGCAAAGTTAATTGGCTACGGAATTGAAGGTGGAATGCATCTTGTCCTTGAGTTGTCTCCAAATGGGAGCTTAGCTTCTCTTCTATATG GTTCAAAGGACAAACTGAAATGGGGTATCAGGTTTAAGATTGCTTTAGGCACTGCTGAAGGTTTAAGTTATCTCCATGAGGGTTGTAAGAGGAGAATCATCCACAGAGATATGAAGGCTGCAAATATCTTGCTTACAAAGGACTTTGAGCCTCAG ATTTGTGACTTCGGGCTTGCGAAATGGCTACCAGAGCACTGGACTCACCATACTGTATCCAAGTTTGAAGGCACATTTGG CTACCTCGCTCCTGAATACTTAATGCATGGCATAGTAGATGAAAAAACTGATGTTTTTGCCTTTGGTGTGCTGTTGCTGGAACTAGTGACTGGACGCAGAGCTCTGGATTACTCTCAGCAGAGCCTTGTATTGTGG GCAAAACCCCAGTTAAAAAAGAATGACATTAGAGAGTTGATTGACCCTGCTCTTGGGGAAGATTACAATCCTCGACAAATGAACCTTGTCCTCTTGGCTGCTTCTTTATGCATACATCAGTCTTCGATTCGGCGCCCTCAAATGAGTCAG GTTGTACAGCTCCTTAATGGCAATCCCAACAGCTTAAAGAGCATGAGAAAATGTCGGATCCCGTTCTTCAGAAAAGCTTTCCATGAAGAGATACACAATGCAGAAGATCTAAGCTCAGCCAAGAGTTAA
- the LOC18613433 gene encoding autophagy-related protein 18g isoform X1 has protein sequence MRKGKGRNNGLLPNSLRIISSCLKTVSTNASNVASTVRSAGASVAASISNSSEDHKDQVTWAGFDTLELGPSHLKHVLLLGYQNGFQVLDVEDASNYSELVSKRDGPVSFLQMQPCPLSSDGQEGFRASHPMLLVVAGDDTNSSSLGRSAGHLAGVAQDCRMESQSGNSVNSPTAVRFYSLRSHCYVHVLRFRSSVCMIRCSSRIVAVGLATQIYCFDSLTLENKFSVLTYPVPQLAGQVAIGVNVGYGPMAVGPRWLAYASNNPLLSKTGRLSPQNLTPSPGISPSTSPGGTSLVARYAMESSKHLATGLINLGDMGYRTLSKCCQELLPDGSNSPVSQNSVWKVGRLAGTDMDNAGMVVVKDFVSRDVISQFKAHTSPISALSFDPSGTLLVTASVYGNNINVFRIMPSCVRSGSGVQSYEWRSSHVHLYKLHRGITSAMIQDICFSHYSQWVAIVSSKGTCHIFVLSPFGGDAGFQTLSSQGEEPSLFPVLSLPWWSMASCAINQQPFPPPLPVTLSVVSRIKYSSFGWLNTVNNAAATATGKVFVPSGAVAAVFHNSISHSPQHINPRTNCLEHLLVYTPSGHVVQHELLPSIGADSGAKNSRTETASYTHIQEDDLRVKVEPVQWWDVCRRSDWPEREECISQTTLERQDVAEVIQSKSCCEENRIDSLEINDSVSGEKTSKPFSMKPRESFRWYLSNAEVQVNSWRLPIWQKSKISFYMMDSPRADICKGGEFEIEKVSVHEVEIKRKELLPVYDHFHSIKSGWNDRCFAVGKHPQSLSPDPYQGEYKVSQETIICHSKPASLSSTESSEGGSSRRMENLLDLDQINCEKSYTTTYQALNEICRGKSGNGIIEPLLPNQDSLTIISSPFQHSENIYSDTGNSITNSFSSLESKLPPLRSLAEGKPSFNAGGIGDASMLHVDHYDAPTNILMDGSSISTEQNLVDFGHFQEEQYEVLQRNECGELTKDVNNDVDSGSNNCENGKLEEDGENDEMLGGIFDFSEEG, from the exons AtgaggaaaggaaaaggaaggaACAATGGCTTGTTGCCAAATTCGTTGAGGATAATATCGTCTTGTCTAAAGACTGTTTCCACGAATGCTAGTAACGTCGCTTCCACGGTTCGCTCCGCTGGTGCTTCCGTTGCTGCTTCCATTTCCAATTCTTCTGAAGATCATAAAGATCAG GTAACATGGGCTGGCTTTGACACGTTGGAACTTGGTCCATCTCACTTGAAGCATGTTCTCTTACTTGGTTACCAGAATGGATTCCAAGTCCTTGATGTGGAGGATGCCTCTAATTATAGTGAACTGGTCTCAAAGCGTGATGGTCCAGTTTCATTCTTACAGATGCAGCCATGCCCTCTGAGTTCAGATGGTCAAGAAGGATTCAGAGCGTCACATCCTATGCTTTTGGTTGTTGCTGGTGATGACACCAATAGTTCAAGCTTGGGTCGGAGTGCTGGCCATTTGGCTGGTGTGGCTCAAGATTGCCGCATGGAGTCACAGTCGGGAAACTCCGTCAACTCACCTACAGCAGTTCGATTTTACTCTCTACGGTCTCACTGTTATGTACATGTTCTGAGATTTCGATCATCTGTGTGCATGATTAGATGCAGTTCCCGGATTGTAGCTGTAGGTCTTGCAACACAG ATATATTGCTTTGATAGCCTCACTCTCGAGAATAAGTTTAGTGTCCTCACCTATCCTGTTCCCCAGTTGGCAGGACAAGTTGCTATTGGGGTCAATGTCGGCTATGGTCCAATGGCTGTGGGTCCAAGGTGGTTAGCTTATGCTTCCAATAATCCACTGTTGTCTAAGACTGGCCGCCTAAGCCCACAAAACCTTACCCCTTCTCCAGGCATCAGTCCATCAACATCACCAGGTGGCACTAGTTTGGTTGCTCGTTATGCAATGGAATCTAGTAAGCATTTGGCAACTGGGCTAATCAACTTGGGGGATATGGGGTACAGGACTTTATCCAAGTGCTGTCAAGAGCTACTTCCTGATGGGTCTAATTCTCCCGTCTCTCAAAATTCAGTTTGGAAAGTTGGAAGGCTGGCAGGAACAGACATGGACAATGCAGGAATG GTTGTTGTAAAGGATTTTGTTTCTCGAGATGTTATATCACAATTTAAAGCCCATACAAGCCCTATATCTGCACTAAGTTTTGACCCCAGTGGGACCCTTCTGGTTACTGCATCAGTATATGGAAATAACATAAACGTCTTCAGGATTATGCCATCATGTGTGCGCTCTGGATCAGGTGTTCAAAGTTACGAGTGGAGATCTTCTCATGTGCATCTTTACAAGCTACATCGTGGAATAACATCAGCT ATGATTCAAGATATTTGCTTTAGTCACTATAGTCAGTGGGTTGCGATTGTTTCATCCAAGGGGACTTGCCATATTTTTGTCTTATCCCCTTTTGGAGGTGATGCAGGATTTCAAACACTTAGTTCTCAGGGTGAAGAGCCCTCCCTATTTCCAGTTTTATCCCTGCCATGGTGGTCTATGGCGTCTTGTGCCATTAACCAGCAACCTTTCCCACCTCCGCTACCTGTTACCCTTTCTGTTGTCAGCAGGATAAAATACAGTAGTTTTGGATGGCTTAATACGGTAAACAATGCTGCTGCTACTGCAACAGGGAAGGTTTTTGTGCCATCTGGTGCTGTTGCTGCTGTTTTTCATAATTCTATATCACACAGTCCTCAGCACATTAACCCAAGAACAAATTGCTTGGAACATCTTCTAGTTTATACTCCATCTGGTCATGTAGTTCAACATGAGCTTCTGCCATCAATTGGGGCAGATTCAGGTGCTAAAAATTCAAGAACTGAGACAGCTTCATATACACACATACAAGAGGATGACTTGAGGGTGAAGGTTGAACCCGTTCAGTGGTGGGATGTATGTAGGAGGTCAGATTGGCCAGAAAGAGAGGAATGTATTTCTCAGACTACTCTTGAGAGACAAGATGTTGCTGAAGTTATTCAAAGTAAATCATGTTGTGAGGAAAACAGAATTGATTCTCTGGAAATTAATGATAGTGTGAGTGGAGAAAAGACTTCAAAACCTTTTTCTATGAAGCCACGTGAGAGCTTCCGCTGGTACCTCTCTAATGCAGAGGTGCAAGTAAACTCCTGGAGGTTACCAATATGGCAAAAGTCTAAG ATTTCTTTCTACATGATGGATTCTCCAAGAGCTGATATTTGTAAAGGTGGTGagtttgaaattgaaaaggtCTCAGTTCATGAAGTTGAAATCAAACGCAAGGAATTGTTACCTGTGTATGACCATTTCCATAGTATCAAATCAGGGTGGAATGACAG ATGTTTTGCCGTGGGCAAACATCCTCAGTCCTTGTCTCCAGATCCTTATCAAGGTGAATATAAAGTCTCACAAGAGACTATCATTTGTCATTCAAAGCCAGCATCACTTAGCTCCACTGAAAGTTCTGAAGGAG GTTCATCTAGGAGAATGGAGAATTTACTTGATTTGGATCAAATTAACTGTGAGAAGTCTTACACAACCACGTACCAGGCTCTGAATGAAATTTGCCGAGGAAAAAGTGGGAATGGCATCATTGAACCACTGCTGCCGAATCAGGACTCTTTGACCATCATATCTTCTCCATTTCAGCAttcagaaaatatatattctgATACTGGCAACTCCATCACAAACAGTTTTTCCTCTTTGGAGAGTAAGTTGCCTCCATTAAGAAGTTTGGCTGAAGgaaaaccatctttcaatgCTGGTGGGATTGGTGATGCCTCAATGTTGCATGTAGACCATTATGATGCACCTACAAACATTCTCATGGATGGATCGTCAATTTCTACAGAACAGAATCTGGTTGATTTTGGGCATTTTCAGGAAGAGCAATACGAAGTCTTACAGCGCAATGAATGCGGCGAGTTGACTAAAGATGTAAATAATGATGTTGACAGCGGCAGCAACAACTGTGAGAACGGAAAACTAGAAGAAGATggtgaaaatgatgaaatgcTTGGTGGCATATTTGACTTCTCTGAAGAAG GTTGA
- the LOC18613433 gene encoding autophagy-related protein 18g isoform X2 — protein sequence MVHWCEYEQSFCVLGVLKCRLKCSELSIYCFDSLTLENKFSVLTYPVPQLAGQVAIGVNVGYGPMAVGPRWLAYASNNPLLSKTGRLSPQNLTPSPGISPSTSPGGTSLVARYAMESSKHLATGLINLGDMGYRTLSKCCQELLPDGSNSPVSQNSVWKVGRLAGTDMDNAGMVVVKDFVSRDVISQFKAHTSPISALSFDPSGTLLVTASVYGNNINVFRIMPSCVRSGSGVQSYEWRSSHVHLYKLHRGITSAMIQDICFSHYSQWVAIVSSKGTCHIFVLSPFGGDAGFQTLSSQGEEPSLFPVLSLPWWSMASCAINQQPFPPPLPVTLSVVSRIKYSSFGWLNTVNNAAATATGKVFVPSGAVAAVFHNSISHSPQHINPRTNCLEHLLVYTPSGHVVQHELLPSIGADSGAKNSRTETASYTHIQEDDLRVKVEPVQWWDVCRRSDWPEREECISQTTLERQDVAEVIQSKSCCEENRIDSLEINDSVSGEKTSKPFSMKPRESFRWYLSNAEVQVNSWRLPIWQKSKISFYMMDSPRADICKGGEFEIEKVSVHEVEIKRKELLPVYDHFHSIKSGWNDRCFAVGKHPQSLSPDPYQGEYKVSQETIICHSKPASLSSTESSEGGSSRRMENLLDLDQINCEKSYTTTYQALNEICRGKSGNGIIEPLLPNQDSLTIISSPFQHSENIYSDTGNSITNSFSSLESKLPPLRSLAEGKPSFNAGGIGDASMLHVDHYDAPTNILMDGSSISTEQNLVDFGHFQEEQYEVLQRNECGELTKDVNNDVDSGSNNCENGKLEEDGENDEMLGGIFDFSEEG from the exons ATGGTACATTGGTGTGAATATGAACAGTCATTTTGCGTGTTGGGGGTTTTGAAATGCAGATTAAAGTGCTCAGAATTAAGC ATATATTGCTTTGATAGCCTCACTCTCGAGAATAAGTTTAGTGTCCTCACCTATCCTGTTCCCCAGTTGGCAGGACAAGTTGCTATTGGGGTCAATGTCGGCTATGGTCCAATGGCTGTGGGTCCAAGGTGGTTAGCTTATGCTTCCAATAATCCACTGTTGTCTAAGACTGGCCGCCTAAGCCCACAAAACCTTACCCCTTCTCCAGGCATCAGTCCATCAACATCACCAGGTGGCACTAGTTTGGTTGCTCGTTATGCAATGGAATCTAGTAAGCATTTGGCAACTGGGCTAATCAACTTGGGGGATATGGGGTACAGGACTTTATCCAAGTGCTGTCAAGAGCTACTTCCTGATGGGTCTAATTCTCCCGTCTCTCAAAATTCAGTTTGGAAAGTTGGAAGGCTGGCAGGAACAGACATGGACAATGCAGGAATG GTTGTTGTAAAGGATTTTGTTTCTCGAGATGTTATATCACAATTTAAAGCCCATACAAGCCCTATATCTGCACTAAGTTTTGACCCCAGTGGGACCCTTCTGGTTACTGCATCAGTATATGGAAATAACATAAACGTCTTCAGGATTATGCCATCATGTGTGCGCTCTGGATCAGGTGTTCAAAGTTACGAGTGGAGATCTTCTCATGTGCATCTTTACAAGCTACATCGTGGAATAACATCAGCT ATGATTCAAGATATTTGCTTTAGTCACTATAGTCAGTGGGTTGCGATTGTTTCATCCAAGGGGACTTGCCATATTTTTGTCTTATCCCCTTTTGGAGGTGATGCAGGATTTCAAACACTTAGTTCTCAGGGTGAAGAGCCCTCCCTATTTCCAGTTTTATCCCTGCCATGGTGGTCTATGGCGTCTTGTGCCATTAACCAGCAACCTTTCCCACCTCCGCTACCTGTTACCCTTTCTGTTGTCAGCAGGATAAAATACAGTAGTTTTGGATGGCTTAATACGGTAAACAATGCTGCTGCTACTGCAACAGGGAAGGTTTTTGTGCCATCTGGTGCTGTTGCTGCTGTTTTTCATAATTCTATATCACACAGTCCTCAGCACATTAACCCAAGAACAAATTGCTTGGAACATCTTCTAGTTTATACTCCATCTGGTCATGTAGTTCAACATGAGCTTCTGCCATCAATTGGGGCAGATTCAGGTGCTAAAAATTCAAGAACTGAGACAGCTTCATATACACACATACAAGAGGATGACTTGAGGGTGAAGGTTGAACCCGTTCAGTGGTGGGATGTATGTAGGAGGTCAGATTGGCCAGAAAGAGAGGAATGTATTTCTCAGACTACTCTTGAGAGACAAGATGTTGCTGAAGTTATTCAAAGTAAATCATGTTGTGAGGAAAACAGAATTGATTCTCTGGAAATTAATGATAGTGTGAGTGGAGAAAAGACTTCAAAACCTTTTTCTATGAAGCCACGTGAGAGCTTCCGCTGGTACCTCTCTAATGCAGAGGTGCAAGTAAACTCCTGGAGGTTACCAATATGGCAAAAGTCTAAG ATTTCTTTCTACATGATGGATTCTCCAAGAGCTGATATTTGTAAAGGTGGTGagtttgaaattgaaaaggtCTCAGTTCATGAAGTTGAAATCAAACGCAAGGAATTGTTACCTGTGTATGACCATTTCCATAGTATCAAATCAGGGTGGAATGACAG ATGTTTTGCCGTGGGCAAACATCCTCAGTCCTTGTCTCCAGATCCTTATCAAGGTGAATATAAAGTCTCACAAGAGACTATCATTTGTCATTCAAAGCCAGCATCACTTAGCTCCACTGAAAGTTCTGAAGGAG GTTCATCTAGGAGAATGGAGAATTTACTTGATTTGGATCAAATTAACTGTGAGAAGTCTTACACAACCACGTACCAGGCTCTGAATGAAATTTGCCGAGGAAAAAGTGGGAATGGCATCATTGAACCACTGCTGCCGAATCAGGACTCTTTGACCATCATATCTTCTCCATTTCAGCAttcagaaaatatatattctgATACTGGCAACTCCATCACAAACAGTTTTTCCTCTTTGGAGAGTAAGTTGCCTCCATTAAGAAGTTTGGCTGAAGgaaaaccatctttcaatgCTGGTGGGATTGGTGATGCCTCAATGTTGCATGTAGACCATTATGATGCACCTACAAACATTCTCATGGATGGATCGTCAATTTCTACAGAACAGAATCTGGTTGATTTTGGGCATTTTCAGGAAGAGCAATACGAAGTCTTACAGCGCAATGAATGCGGCGAGTTGACTAAAGATGTAAATAATGATGTTGACAGCGGCAGCAACAACTGTGAGAACGGAAAACTAGAAGAAGATggtgaaaatgatgaaatgcTTGGTGGCATATTTGACTTCTCTGAAGAAG GTTGA